From Anopheles coluzzii chromosome 3, AcolN3, whole genome shotgun sequence, the proteins below share one genomic window:
- the LOC120959659 gene encoding pupal cuticle protein 20-like, which yields MVHKTLLLCAFLGLASAARLDNLYGAPAPSASFQGGAGDGNLLNAPRQSPANQYLPPSAQGQQGYPSVAPLGQQGQQQSGFNTYNPQPSGPGSYPGSGSAPSGPTGGSFQGTNYQQTTPIPILRYENVNNGDGSYRFDYATGNGIQHQEEGFLRNLGPEKSEQVVSGGYSYTAPDGQLYSVQYKADANGFQPVGDHLPTPPPLPQALQEAYDLHARLHAEAAARPQNPAYQEPQAQYGAPQGGSQQQSSYYPQQPQQQQQPQYHHQQQPQYQQPQQPQYSQQQTPQFSSPNAIQGYPSAPANQYLPPAKRQQGFNPNSGYTY from the exons ATGGTGCACAAGACG CTGTTGCTCTGTGCATTCCTGGGCCTCGCTAGTGCAGCCCGGCTCGACAACCTGTACGGTGCTCCGGCCCCAAGCGCCTCCTTCCAGGGTGGTGCCGGTGACGGCAACCTCCTGAATGCTCCGCGCCAGTCGCCAGCCAACCAATATCTGCCTCCGTCTGCGCAGGGACAGCAGGGCTACCCGTCGGTAGCACCGTTGGGCCAGCAGGGCCAGCAGCAGTCCGGCTTCAACACGTACAATCCGCAGCCTTCCGGACCGGGATCGTATCCAGGCTCGGGCAGCGCCCCGAGCGGACCGACCGGTGGAAGCTTCCAGGGCACGAACTACCAGCAAACGACTCCCATCCCGATTCTGCGCTACGAAAACGTCAACAACGGTGACGGCAGCTATCGATTCGA CTATGCCACCGGCAACGGTATTCAGCACCAGGAGGAAGGCTTCCTGCGAAACCTAGGCCCGGAAAAGTCGGAACAGGTCGTGTCGGGCGGCTACTCGTACACCGCTCCCGACGGTCAGCTCTACAGCGTCCAGTACAAGGCGGACGCGAACGGATTCCAGCCCGTCGGTGACCATCTGCCAACGCCACCGCCACTGCCCCAAGCGCTGCAAGA AGCGTACGATCTCCACGCTCGACTGCATGCCGAAGCTGCCGCCCGGCCCCAGAACCCCGCCTACCAGGAACCGCAGGCCCAGTACGGTGCGCCCCAGGGTGGATCCCAGCAGCAGAGCTCGTACTACCCGCAGCagcctcagcagcagcaacagccccagtaccaccaccagcagcagccgcagtaCCAGCAACCGCAGCAACCACAGTACAGCCAGCAGCAGACGCCCCAGTTCAGCTCGCCGAACGCCATCCAAGGTTACCCGTCGGCACCGGCCAACCAGTACCTGCCACCGGCCAAGCGGCAACAGGGCTTCAATCCCAACAGTGGCTACACTTACTAG